A genomic window from Phoenix dactylifera cultivar Barhee BC4 unplaced genomic scaffold, palm_55x_up_171113_PBpolish2nd_filt_p 000092F, whole genome shotgun sequence includes:
- the LOC103700338 gene encoding uncharacterized protein LOC103700338 isoform X1 — MRRGLLLSALAPLARAPTGLLRTARWRWRTELLRCRSRLLLLPPPSIFSRCVIASRNGSLEGYGSLRLQFANDCLKGISIWTMIQLLCGKLHGAKDVGDPMSSEFASVAVIYQCNWLPSA, encoded by the exons ATGCGCCGAGGCCTCTTGCTGTCCGCGCTTGCGCCGCTAGCTCGAGCTCCGACGGGGCTGCTTCGAACGGCTCGGTGGAGATGGCGGACGGAGCTGCTGCGTTGTCGATCTCGTCTTCTTCTGCTTCCTCCGCCATCGATTTTCTCACGCTGTGTCATCGCCTCAAG gaatggctctctggagggatACGGTAGCCTACGGTTACAATTCGCCAATGACTGCCTTAAAGGAATTAGTATTTGGACCATGATACAG TTGCTTTGTGGAAAGCTGCATGGAGCCAAAGATGTTGGAGACCCTATGTCGAGTGAGTTTGCTTCTGTGGCAGTTATTTACCAATGTAACTGGTTGCCTTCAGCATGA
- the LOC103700338 gene encoding uncharacterized protein LOC103700338 isoform X2 yields the protein MRRGLLLSALAPLARAPTGLLRTARWRWRTELLRCRSRLLLLPPPSIFSRCVIASRNGSLEGYGSLRLQFANDCLKGISIWTMIQVDIGNMLFHSGLIVALWKAAWSQRCWRPYVE from the exons ATGCGCCGAGGCCTCTTGCTGTCCGCGCTTGCGCCGCTAGCTCGAGCTCCGACGGGGCTGCTTCGAACGGCTCGGTGGAGATGGCGGACGGAGCTGCTGCGTTGTCGATCTCGTCTTCTTCTGCTTCCTCCGCCATCGATTTTCTCACGCTGTGTCATCGCCTCAAG gaatggctctctggagggatACGGTAGCCTACGGTTACAATTCGCCAATGACTGCCTTAAAGGAATTAGTATTTGGACCATGATACAG GTTGACATTGGGAACATGCTATTCCATTCTGGCCTTATAGTTGCTTTGTGGAAAGCTGCATGGAGCCAAAGATGTTGGAGACCCTATGTCGAGTGA